From one Pagrus major chromosome 21, Pma_NU_1.0 genomic stretch:
- the glmna gene encoding glomulin, FKBP associated protein a: protein MALEQLSDVVQRCQALPDDSYTTEDHDVFTIAGRTCIEEGNSAQVLSIVLDEKNQDIVRCMGWNLLTPLIQVLLKKEDKHLSQCLAVFNHLLKTCRPKELLIGLLEQLEQDDPYSTAESLHLLLNPLQKVLLCLGSSKASSLGMTLSSVLDQVTKLPLPHTKEQEEDDVFFLCRCCTDLTDFVRPFVQEARQNTLNSKAQYESGDKMAGEQDRAKEDELRTELLKFCMKTLSHPLLEVQLKDPDTLAVSPLRNFATEILNSLSAIGEPLPGLVYQPLLKRKQVPGFLEEEVRYPKESLASLAHLVFVHHLAADTFPSVFSPVFSLRCNMEHICLLLSRTDESRIQKGLELYEKSLVRLEDGSLPADLLEIRTLLTVPQNLVKVMTICTRYDLRTRGLKVFQLSIDKFNTEAKYHFFQYMLKTSSHSGVEGYVIKNIKNQIAFALQAGNSNTWFEGVHLLPLLRKVFILPDGPETDLLQYLDRIMESLNLLRYLIIRDKVTENQTGIWTELYKIEDTFMKPLRVGVNMSRAHYERELHNTMESKRSKAKEESVLSVSVGDEKLPNMTSESQIQALHSALHTFDMIESVLVRIEELTEVKENL from the exons ATGGCTCTGGAGCAGCTCAGTGATGTGGTCCAGAGATGT CAAGCCCTCCCTGATGACAGCTACACCACCGAGGATCATGACGTCTTCACGATCGCAGGTCGGACCTGCATCGAGGAGGGAAACAGCGCACAGGTCCTCAGTATTGTCCTGGATGAAAAGAATCAG GACATCGTGAGATGTATGGGTTGGAATCTGCTGACGCCCTTGATTCAGGTTCTGctgaagaaagaagacaagCACCTTTCTCAGTGCCTGGCAGTTTTCAACCACCTGCTGAAG ACCTGCAGACCTAAAGAGCTGCTGATTGGTCTGTTGGAGCAGCTGGAGCAGGATGACCCTTACTCCACAGCAGAGAGCCTCCACCTGCTGTTGAACCCTCTACAGAAAG TGCTACTGTGTCTGGGCAGCAGTAAGGCGTCGTCTCTGGGCATGACCCTGTCCTCTGTGCTGGACCAAGTGACCAAACTGCCTCTACCTCACACaaaggagcaagaggaggatgACGTCTTCTTTCTTTGTCGCTGCTGCACCGATCTGACCGACTTTGTTAGACCCTTTGTCCAGGAGGCCAGGCAAAACACCCTGAACAGTAAGGCACAATATGAGAGCGGGGACAAGATGGCGGGTGAACAGGACAGGGCGAAAGAGGACGAGCTGCGGACAGAACTGCTGAAGTT CTGTATGAAGACTCTGAGTCACCCTCTGCTGGAGGTACAACTCAAGGATCCAGACACTCTGGCTGTGTCTCCCCTCAGGAATTTTGCCACAGAGATTTTG AACAGTCTCAGCGCTATTGGAGAGCCCCTCCCCGGTCTGGTGTACCAACCTCTGTTGAAGAGAAAACAGGTTCCAGGTtttctggaggaggaggtgcgtTATCCCAAAGAGTCTTTAGCCAGCCTGGCTCACCTTGTATTTGTCCATCACTTGGCTGCAGATACATTCCCCAGTGTTTTCAG tcctgtgttttctctgcgGTGTAATATGGAGCACATTTGCCTCCTCCTGTCCAG aacTGACGAGTCCAGGATTCAGAAAGGACTG GAGCTGTATGAGAAGAGTCTGGTGCGGTTGGAGGATGGCAGTCTGCCTGCAGATCTGCTGGAAATCAGAACCCTCCTCACAGTCCCTCAG AACTTGGTGAAGGTCATGACGATATGTACAAGATATGATCTG CGAACCAGAGGTCTGAAGGTGTTCCAGCTGAGCATTGATAAGTTTAACACTGAAGCAAAGTATCATTTCTTCCA GTACATGCTAAAAACCAGCAGTCACTCAGGAGTCGAAGGCTACGTCATCAAAAACATCAAGAATCAGATCGCCTTTGCCCTGCAG GCAGGTAACAGTAACACCTGGTTTGAGGGAGTTCACCTGCTACCTTTGCTGCGTAAAGTTTTCATTCTGCCAGACGGCCCAGAGACCGACCTCTTGCAGTACCTGGACAG GATTATGGAGTCTCTGAACCTGCTGCGTTACCTCATCATCAGAGACAAAGTGACAGAGAACCAG ACGGGGATCTGGACCGAGCTGTATAAAATAGAAGATACGTTCATGAAGCCGCTACGTGTTGGAGTGAACATGTCGAGAGCTCATTATGAGAGGGAGCTCCACAACACCATGGAGAGCAAAAGGAGCAAGGCCAAAG AGGAGTCGGTGCTCTCTGTGTCCGTTGGTGACGAGAAGCTGCCAAACATGACGTCAGAGTCACAGATTCAG GCTCTGCACTCAGCCCTGCACACGTTCGACATGATCGAGAGTGTGTTGGTGCGCATAGAGGAGCTCACCGAAGTGAAGGAGAATCTTTAG